CCAGGCGGACCCGGCACCGGGGTGGCGACGGGCGTGCGGTGGCACCGGGCGGCCGGGGCCGCCCGGTCGTGGGCCGTCGGTGGCGTACGCGGCATCGTCGTTACGGGGCGGCCGGGCCGGGGATGGCGTCCATCCAGCTCTTGGCCTTCGTGCTGACCAGGGCGGTGACCGCGATCGCGGCGGCCACCAGGCCGAAGATGATCACGGCGGTGGGGACCGGGCTGTCCCCCCGGTCACCGGCCCGGCGCAGCTCGGCGAGCCGGTCGAGGAACACGATGTGCAGGTAGGCGACGAGGCGCATGGGAGTTCTCCTGGGATGGGGAGGGGATCACAGACGGGCGACGAACGGATAGACGGCGAAGCCGAGCAGGACGAAGACCAGCAGCGCGCCCGGAATGTCGAGCCGGCTGGTGATCCCCTCCGCCCGGGCCAGGTTGTCGGTACGGATCTGGTCGCGCAGCGAGTCGGCGCGGCTGCGCAACGTCTCGTGCACCTGGGCGCCCTCGCTGCCGGACGAACGCATGATCGCCCCGACGTCGCCCAGCTCGGGGATGCCCAGCTTCTCGGCCAGGTCGCGCAGCTCGTCCCAGGGTGAGTGCATCTGCATCTGGGCGATCCGCAGCGACTCCCGCAGCCGGTCGAAGACCCAGCCGTCGCAGACCATCGCCGCCCGTTCCAGCGACTGCACCGGCCCGTGCGCGGCGGACAGTTGCAGCGCCACCAGATCCAGGTACGCGGAGACGGCCTGGCGGAACTCGGCCCGCGCCGCCTCCGCCCGGACCAGCACGTCCCGGTGGGCGATCAGGGCGCAGACCGCCGCCGCCCCCACCGAACCGAGCACCGGTACGACCACCGGCAGCTCCGTCCCGGCCAGGAAGAGGACGCCACTGAGCAGCGTCGGCGCGGCCAACCCGATCAGGGTGGAGAGCAGCAACGAGAGGGTGTACTGCTCGGGCGTCCGGTCGATCAGCGCCAACTCCCGGTGCGGCGGCCGTACCCAGCGGGCCAGCCCACCGAGCCAGTCCAGGTGCCGGCCGGTACCCGGTCGCGTGGCACCCGGTGGCTGGTGCAGCCGACGCAGCGCCGGCCCGAGCGCCGGGGTGGCCGGCAGGGCCTCCTGGACGACGAGGAACAGGCCGAGCCCGACCAGCCCGCCGCCGACCACGGCCAGGGTGAGCTGCCAACTGAGGATCACCGCAACGCCTCCTCCGGATCGGGGGCGGGCAGGAAACGGGCCGGCTGCGGTGGCTGGCTCATCGCGCGAACCCAGACCAGCAGGCCAACGAAGCAGGTGCCGAGCACGACCATCACCAGTTGCCCGGTCGGGGTGCCGTACGGTCGCATGTACTCGGTGTTGAGCAGCCCGTACGCCAGGGTCGCCAGGGTCATCCCGGTGAGGAACCGGACCGCGAACCGGGGCTGGGTGCGTTTGGCCTCGATCTCCCGCCGGGTGGCGACCTCGGCCGCCGCCGCCCCGGCGATCGAGCCGAGCACGTCACCGAGGCGCTCGCCCCGGTCGGTGAGGTGCAGGATCAACGCGGCCACCACCTGGTCGCAGACCGGGTCACCGATCTCGTCGGCGAAGGCCAGCAGGGCGGCCCGCGCCGACCAGCCGGCCTGCAACCGGGCGGCGAGCACCCGGACCTCCTCCTCGATCTCCTCCGGCACGGTGGTGACCGTGCTGGCGATCGCCTGTTGGAGGCCCTGACCGACGGCGGAGACGTCCTTGAGCCGGCGGGTCCACTCGCCGACCGCCTCGATCCGGGCGATGGCCCGCTGCTCCTCCCGGCCGACGGCGAACAGCCACGGCACCCCGGGCACCGCGAGGGCGACCAGCAGACCCACCACCGGCAAGCCGGTCAGCAGGAACGCCAACGCCCCGGCGACCACTGCGCCGACCAGCAGGGACCGGCGGCGACGCTGCTGCCGGCGGCTGGTGTCCGTGCCGAGCAAGAACCGACGCAGGTCGTTGCCCGCGCCGGGGCGGGTCCGGCGCGGGCGGCGGGTGCCGACCACCGCGACGACGGCCAGCACCATCCCGGCCACGCAGGCCGCCCCGGAAACCACCGCGACCAGTTCGACGTTCATGTCTTACCGCCTGGCCAGTTGGCTGTGGCGGGGGCGACGCCAGGCACCGGCGCCGGCCTCGATCCAGCGGCTGAGCAGGCGGGCGTCGTAGCCGACCCGCATCAGCTGCTCGCGGACCCGTTCCGGCAGGTGCCGGGGGACCGCGCGGCCGTCCGGGCCCGGGCCGAAGACGGCGGTGGTGACGATCCGGTTGCCGTCGCCGACGCCGATCACCTCCTCGACGTGCGAGACGAAGCGGTGCTTGCGTCCGCCGATCGCGGTCTCGTCCTCGACGGTGACGTAGACGATCAGGTCGAGGGCGTTGCCGGCCATCCGCCGGGCCTGGTCGACGGTCATCTCCCGGCCGTGGGCCAGCGCCAGCTCGATGATCCGCTCGCTCACCCCCGCCGGGGTACGGGCGTGGATGGTGCACATCGAGCCCCGGCTGGTGGTCATCGCCTGCAACATCGGGACGATCTCCCGGGACCGGACCTCGCCGACGATGATCCGCAGCACGCCCATCCGCAGCGAGACCGGGATCAGGTCGGCGATGCTCACCTCACCGGCGGGCCGGCCGTCCAACCCGCGTTCGCCGTGGCCCTCGCGGGCCTCGAAGCTCATCACCGCCCGGTGCCGGCCACCGTGGCGGGCCGGCAGCAGCTCGCGGCTCTCCTCCAGCAGCACGAACGGCTCGTCGGGCGGGATCTCGCTCATCAGCGCCCGGATCACCGTGGTCTTGCCCGCCCCGGCCAGGCCGGCGACCATGATGTTCAGCCCGGCACGCATCGAGGCGCGCAGGAAGTCGCGCAGCAGCGGGTCGATCATCTCGTCCAGGTCACCCCGGGCGCCGGCCAGGTCGTCCAGGCTGACGTCGAGAGTGTTGTGCTTGCGGATCACCGCGTACGGGCGGTGGCTGACCAGGAACACCGCCGCGAGGCGGCTGCCGTCGGGCAGTTGCAGGTCCAGGGTGGGCTTGGAGGTCGACAGGGAACGCTCGGTCGCCCCGGCCCGGCGGGCCGCCGCCTGGAGGATCTCCACCAGCTCCGCGTCGCTGTCGGCGATCGGTGCGCCCCAGTCCACGCCACCGCCGTGCCGGGTGATCCGTACCTGGTCGCAGCCGAGGATGTGCACCTCCTCGATGCTGTCGTCGACCAGCAGCGTCTGGAGCCGGCCCAGCCCGACCAGCTCGGCGGTCACCTGGTCGAGCAGGCTCCGTTCCTCACCGGCCGGCATCGGGGTGCCCGCCCGGCGGACCGAGTCGGCGTACTCGGCGACCACGGTCACCGCGAGCCGGGCCCGCTCGACGTCCTCCTCCTCGACGGTGAACTCCCGGCCGCGCTGCCAGAGGGTGAGCCGTTCGCTGAGTTCCCGGCGCAGCTCCCGGACCACGGCGAAGTCGGCCCGCCGGGGCGGGGGCGTCGGCTGCGGCGCGGGGGCCACCGCCGGCAGCTCCGCCGGTGGCGGCGGCTGTGGGTGCCCGTTCGCCACGGCCAGCGGCGGGACCGTGGAGGTGACCCCGGGCTGGGGGCCGCGCGGGTCGTGGGAGACCGGCTCAAACCGCATCCGGTACCTCCTGGTCGACCGGCCAGGCCAGGCGGGCCCGGCGGCGTTCCAGCAGCGCCCGGACCGGCACCTCCAGGCCACCGGCCGCGCGCATCAACGGCCGACCGGCCCGTACGGTGCCACCGAGGCTGAGCACCTCGGCGGTACGCGGATCGTGTGGCAGCCGGGCGATCACCGGCACCCGCAGGGCCTTGCTGATCTCGGCGCTGCCGTGGCCGGGGCCGACCAGCAGCAGGCGCAGGGTGCCCGAGGGCACCCGGTGCTCGGCGAAGTCCCGTTCGATGGTGCCGACCATCGACCGGGTGCCGGAGAGGTCGGGCAGGTTGGCCCGGCTGACCAGCAGCACCACGGTGGCCGCCCGCAGGACCGGCCAGGGTGGACCGGTCACCTGCAACCGGCCACAGTCGACGAGCACGTCGTACGGGGGGTTGCCCTGCTCCAGGCCGGTGAAGAAGTCGGTGAACCGTTGCCACAGCGGGGTGACGCTGCCGGCCTGGGCGGGGTCGACCACCCCGGGCAGCAGCAGGCGTTCCCGTTTCGGCGCGTCCAGGTCGACGAGTTGCGACCAGAACGCCTGCTCCAGGTTGCCGTCGCGCAGCTCGCCGACGGCCAGCTCACCGATGCCCCGGGGGCCGTCCAGCACCCCGCCCAGGTAGCCGGCCATGATCGTGCCGCCGGCCGGGTCGCACTCGGCCAGCACCAGCCGCCGGTGCCAGCTCAACGCGCAGGCCAACGCCGTCGTGGTGACGCCCGGCGAGCCCTTGGCCGAGACCAGCGCGATGATCGCCATGTTCAGGCGGCCTTGGTCAGCACGAGCGCGATCCGTTTCTGCGCGGCGAGCACCACCACCGCCGGCACGTCCCGGTTGGGCAGGGCCAGGTAGACCACCACGTTGTTGGTCTCCGGGGTGGCCATCTCGATAACGGTGGCCTCGAACCGGGTGCCGGGGCTGCGGCTGTCGGAGTTGCGGTCCGGGGTGGTGACCAGCAGCACCTTGTCGCCGGGGTGGAGCTGTTTCGCCGGTACCTCGCTGGGGGTGAGGCCCAGCGCGATCTGCTGCTGACCGGGGCCGAGCAGCGGGTCGTCGGTGAGCTGGGCCATGCTCAGCAGGGTGCCCGGGGTCAGCCCCACCGCGGCCCGCATGCCGACCACCTCGTCGAGCCGGTCGGCGGCCACCGGGTCGAGCCCCTGGCCCCCGGCGACCTGCACGCTCACCAGGTCGTCCGCGTCGATCTGCCGGCCCACCTCGACCGTGCGGGCCACCGCCAGGTACGTGCCGGTGGCCCGGACCGAGGTGACCGCGAAGGCCGCGCCCAGCCCGCCGAGGGCGATCAGCAGCACCGCCAGGCCGAGCAGCCCGGGACGCATCCGGCGTTGCCGGACCACCCGGGGCGGTACGACCGGCGCGTCCACCGGACCGGTACCGCTGCGCGTCACCACACTCACCTGGTCACCACCTGAAGTTCGTCGATCTCGATCGGGGCCCCGCCGCTCGTGCGGTTGAGGGAGAAGGAGTCACCGGCCCCGCCGCTGCTGGCCGACCACTCGACGGTCCAGAAGGTGGTGGCGCTGATCCGGTAGCTGCCGGCCCGGGCGTACCCGTCGTCGTAGCCGCAGTCGGGCGAGGGCTGGCCGGCGTACGGGCCGTCGACCCGGTACGGGGTGCCGGGGCCGGTGCAGGTGACCCGGTCGCCGTTGCCCATGTCCCAGACGATCCGGTCGACCCGGGCGGTGATCGTGACGGTCAGTCCCCGGTCGGAGGCGGACGCGGTCAGCGGGCCGAAGTAGTTCGCCCCCGGGCTGGCCCACATCCAGACCGGCAGCCCGACCAGTCCGGGACCGGTGCCCCGGCGGGGTGCGACGGAGATCCGGGGTGCCTTCAGGGTGATCGAGGCGAGCGCCCGGCGGGCCAGCTCCTCCGGGTCCGGCGGCGCGCCGAACCCGGGCGGCGGCGCGTCGAACAACTCCTCGCGGGAGGAGCCGAGGCCGCCGTTGCAGGTGACCAGGTACCACTGCTTGCCCTCGACGATGGTGGGCTGCGGCTCAAGGAGCTTGTGGTAGCAGCCGGTGCTGTTGTCGAAGTAGCCCAGGAACTCGTCGTAGCAGGGGATCACCCGCCCCTCCCACTGGCACCGGGCCGCCGGGCCACCGCCGCCGTCGTCCCCGTCGCCGGGGTCGCCGGGGTTGCCCGGGTTGCCGGGCGTGGGCGGGTCGTCGTCCCAGACGTTGCAGTCGTCCTGCCCCGGCGGGCAGTTGGCCCCCGGGTCGGCCCGGCCGGCGGCCCCCGCCGGGACCGCCGTCAGCAGCGGCCCCAGGGCGCCGACCAGCAGCAGCGCCGCCGTCAACGCCAGCAGCCGGACGGGTCGGCGGGTCAGCACGGCTGGTCCTGGTGCGCTTCGCCGGCGCGAATCAGCCAGCGCCCGTCCGGATAGCGGGAGGCGGTGGCGGTGGCCAGGTGCCGGCTCCCGCCGGAACCGGGCACCACCTTGTTGTTCCGGGTGTAGACCAACCGGTACCCGGTGGTGTCCAGGCAGTCCTGGATCTCCACGGTGGGTGGTTCCGAGATCAGGTCCACGCTGGTCACGGTGGGGTCGGAGACAATTTTCCCGGTACGCATCGCGCCGCGCTCCTTCGTCTCACGAATTGTCACCCGGACCCGGGTCAACAACGGATCACCCAGGTACCTGGTCAACTGCGGATGGTGTGGATCACTGTTTCGACTGGCCGCCCGGGTAGCGGCGAGATAACCGGCGTAGGCGGCGAGGGCGGCCTTCCGGGCGACCTGCTCGTCGGCGGTGGAGACGGTGGCGGTGGGGGTGGGTCCTCGGCGGGCGGGCCGGTCACCGGTCTCCGCCGTCGGGCCGCCGCACCCGACGCCGGAGGTGAGCCCCAGCACGGCGATCACGAGCAGTCCGGTGACCCGACGTACGACGGGTGCCCGACGATCTGACTGCCTCGCGCGCAACGCCGTGCCTCCTCGATGGCGACCGGGGGGATGCCGGCATCCGGTGCCCTTCGGACGTGCGGAAACGTGCCTCGGACCGGTAGTTCCGGAGCCGCGGCGACGGTTTCCGCATTCGCCTGTGTGGATCATTTTTGAACGGGGACGTTTGTCCTGGTTGGCCCGACGCCGGTTGCTCTTCGGGGGTTGCGTCGTACCCAAGGGGCGAGCATAAGCTGACCCACGCCGCTACAACAGAGGCAATTCGCCCGAATACGCTCGGTGATGAATGGGGGTGTCGGCAGATGATCGCTGGCGATGCGTCCAGCTTGCGCGGCCGGCCCCGTATGGTAACCCCGGTCGGTACCGGTGCGGGACTGCCTCCGGGTGCTCCGGCACCGATCGGCCGCCGCGCGGTATTGCGGAATGAGACCGGCTCTGCCCGGATTCATTCCCCCGGTGTCGATGGCCTGGTCGGGGCGGATCGCTGCGAGGTCGGTCGGTCGAAGGCATCCGCACGCGGCGGTCTGCCGCTGCCGTCCCGGGTCGGTTCTCGCGCCATCCGCTACACGAGAACCCCGGAACGACTACTGTCCGTGCCGTCCGCCGTTGCCCTGACCAGCGGTCGAGGGACGGTGACGCGTCCAGCTCGCCCCCTCGCCAAGAGATCTTGGAAAAAAACGGCCCGCACAGGGGCCATCAGCTTCCAAGATCGGCCAGGATCTGCCGCAACGTCGCCAGCGGTGCTTCTTCGGGCTGGGGCGTGACCGCCACCCGGCCCCGGCGGTCGGCCGCGCCGGTGCTGGGGGCGCTCGCCGTCGTACCCCTGCTGCGGCTGGCGGTGGTGCGGCACGCCGTACCGGCGGGGGTGGGTTGGCGGGTCGGGTGTGACGGCTGCGGCGCGCCGGTCGGCCTGGACCGGCCGCTGCCGGCGCTCGGGCCGGCGGCGCGCTGCGGCGGGTGCGCGGCCCGGGTCGGCGCGCCACCCGGGATGGTCGAGGCCGGCCTGGTCGCGGCGCTGGCGGTGGCCGCGCTGGTCGGCGGTTCGGTGCCGGAGACCCTCGCGCTGCTCTGGTGGCTCGGCTGGGTGCTGCCCGCCGTCCTGGTCGACGTGGCCGTGCACCGGCTTCCCGACCGGCTCACGTATCCGGCGGCGGCCGGCACCTGGGCGTTGCTCGGGCTGGCCGCGTGGAGCGGGGCGGGCGGGCAGGCGTGGTTGCGGGCCACCGCCGCCGGCCTCGTCCTCGGCCTTTTCTTCGCCGCCACCACGCTGCTGCTCGGCCGACGCGGCTTCGGCCTGGGCGACGCGAAGCTGGCGCTCGGTGTCGGACTGCTGCTCGGCTGGTACGGCTGGGCGACGATGCTCGGCGGGCTGCTGCTGGCGTTCCTGCTCTCCGCCACGGTCAGCCTGGCCCTGCTGCTGGCCCGCCGGGTCCGCTGGTCCAGTCACCTGCCCTTCGGCCCGTTCCTGGTGCTCGGCACGGTCGGCGCGTTACTGCTCACCGCCACCTGACCGCCGCCGCCGGCCCGCCTGTGCCGGCCCGGCCCGCCTGTGCCGGCCCGGCCCGCCTGTGCCGGCCCGGCCCGCCTGTGCCGGCCCGGCCCGCCTGTGCCGGCCCGGCCCGCCTGTGCCGGCCCGGCCCGCCTGTGCCGGCCCGGCCCGCCTGTGCCGGCCCGGCCCGCCTGTGCCGGCCCGGCCCGGTTTTGGCAGTCGGGCCGGGACGGCAGGGCCGGTGATCAGTGCCGGTCGACCGGGATCGGGTCCTCGGCGCGGCGGCTGCGGCGGCGGAGCACCTCGCTGACCGGCCGGGCCAGCAGCGGCGCGACCACCGCGACGACAAGCGTGCCGAGCAGCACCCCGGCGACCACGTCGTGCGGGTAGTGGACGCCGAC
Above is a window of Micromonospora yangpuensis DNA encoding:
- a CDS encoding CpaF family protein, with the translated sequence MRFEPVSHDPRGPQPGVTSTVPPLAVANGHPQPPPPAELPAVAPAPQPTPPPRRADFAVVRELRRELSERLTLWQRGREFTVEEEDVERARLAVTVVAEYADSVRRAGTPMPAGEERSLLDQVTAELVGLGRLQTLLVDDSIEEVHILGCDQVRITRHGGGVDWGAPIADSDAELVEILQAAARRAGATERSLSTSKPTLDLQLPDGSRLAAVFLVSHRPYAVIRKHNTLDVSLDDLAGARGDLDEMIDPLLRDFLRASMRAGLNIMVAGLAGAGKTTVIRALMSEIPPDEPFVLLEESRELLPARHGGRHRAVMSFEAREGHGERGLDGRPAGEVSIADLIPVSLRMGVLRIIVGEVRSREIVPMLQAMTTSRGSMCTIHARTPAGVSERIIELALAHGREMTVDQARRMAGNALDLIVYVTVEDETAIGGRKHRFVSHVEEVIGVGDGNRIVTTAVFGPGPDGRAVPRHLPERVREQLMRVGYDARLLSRWIEAGAGAWRRPRHSQLARR
- a CDS encoding SAF domain-containing protein, with protein sequence MSVVTRSGTGPVDAPVVPPRVVRQRRMRPGLLGLAVLLIALGGLGAAFAVTSVRATGTYLAVARTVEVGRQIDADDLVSVQVAGGQGLDPVAADRLDEVVGMRAAVGLTPGTLLSMAQLTDDPLLGPGQQQIALGLTPSEVPAKQLHPGDKVLLVTTPDRNSDSRSPGTRFEATVIEMATPETNNVVVYLALPNRDVPAVVVLAAQKRIALVLTKAA
- a CDS encoding type II secretion system F family protein yields the protein MNVELVAVVSGAACVAGMVLAVVAVVGTRRPRRTRPGAGNDLRRFLLGTDTSRRQQRRRRSLLVGAVVAGALAFLLTGLPVVGLLVALAVPGVPWLFAVGREEQRAIARIEAVGEWTRRLKDVSAVGQGLQQAIASTVTTVPEEIEEEVRVLAARLQAGWSARAALLAFADEIGDPVCDQVVAALILHLTDRGERLGDVLGSIAGAAAAEVATRREIEAKRTQPRFAVRFLTGMTLATLAYGLLNTEYMRPYGTPTGQLVMVVLGTCFVGLLVWVRAMSQPPQPARFLPAPDPEEALR
- a CDS encoding type II secretion system F family protein, which produces MLSWQLTLAVVGGGLVGLGLFLVVQEALPATPALGPALRRLHQPPGATRPGTGRHLDWLGGLARWVRPPHRELALIDRTPEQYTLSLLLSTLIGLAAPTLLSGVLFLAGTELPVVVPVLGSVGAAAVCALIAHRDVLVRAEAARAEFRQAVSAYLDLVALQLSAAHGPVQSLERAAMVCDGWVFDRLRESLRIAQMQMHSPWDELRDLAEKLGIPELGDVGAIMRSSGSEGAQVHETLRSRADSLRDQIRTDNLARAEGITSRLDIPGALLVFVLLGFAVYPFVARL
- a CDS encoding prepilin peptidase, which produces MTATRPRRSAAPVLGALAVVPLLRLAVVRHAVPAGVGWRVGCDGCGAPVGLDRPLPALGPAARCGGCAARVGAPPGMVEAGLVAALAVAALVGGSVPETLALLWWLGWVLPAVLVDVAVHRLPDRLTYPAAAGTWALLGLAAWSGAGGQAWLRATAAGLVLGLFFAATTLLLGRRGFGLGDAKLALGVGLLLGWYGWATMLGGLLLAFLLSATVSLALLLARRVRWSSHLPFGPFLVLGTVGALLLTAT
- a CDS encoding ParA family protein, with product MAIIALVSAKGSPGVTTTALACALSWHRRLVLAECDPAGGTIMAGYLGGVLDGPRGIGELAVGELRDGNLEQAFWSQLVDLDAPKRERLLLPGVVDPAQAGSVTPLWQRFTDFFTGLEQGNPPYDVLVDCGRLQVTGPPWPVLRAATVVLLVSRANLPDLSGTRSMVGTIERDFAEHRVPSGTLRLLLVGPGHGSAEISKALRVPVIARLPHDPRTAEVLSLGGTVRAGRPLMRAAGGLEVPVRALLERRRARLAWPVDQEVPDAV